The Acidobacteriota bacterium genomic interval CGCCCGCGGCGCTGCGGCCGCGTCTGCAGTTGAGCGCCAGCGAACTGGTCAGCGGCGAAGCCTTGTGGCAAGACGCCGGGGCGCGAACGCGCTGGGCGCTGGCGCCGGGAGGTGCGAGCAATCCCTGGTCGGCGATGCCGAACCGGGTCTGGCCGCGCGAGCGCTTCCTCGAGCTGGCGCAGCGCGCCTGCGCCGCTGGCGTGGCGCTGCGCTGGATCGGCGGCGCCGGTGACCGCGACGGCGTCGACTGGATCTGCCGCCGCCTGCCGGAAGGCGCACGCGGCAATCTGGCCGGCGTTCTGCCGCTGCGTCATAGCGCCGGGGTCATCGCCGCCGCCGATCTGGTCATCGGCAACGATTCGCTGCCGCTGGTGCTGGCGCAGGCGCTGGATCGCCCGGCGCTCGGCATGTATGGGCCCACACCGGCCGCGCAAATTCACGCGCCGGACCAGCCCTTCGTGCAGGGTCTGGCGGGCTGCGGGCCCTGCTACGATCCGCGCGCCGGCGTGCGTGGACAGGCCTATCGCTGCCGCCACGCCCGCTGCCTGGAACAAGTTTCGGTCGATGCCGTCTGGAGCAGCGCGCAGCTTTATCTCCGGCGCTAGGAGCGGGTCTGTGCCGGATAGTGTGCGGCTAGGGTTGGTGAACAAATTCTGGGGCCGCGACCGCGGCGGCGTGGAGGCGGTATTGCACGCCGAAGCCGGCGATCTGGCGCAGCGCGGCTTCGGCGTGCGCGTGC includes:
- a CDS encoding glycosyltransferase family 9 protein yields the protein MSGAPRFLIVKLAAAGDVLLTTALARALRSAYPQATLGWITTAYAAPLLQHNPDVDELRVLRTPSGWQWLRALRNWQRRYGPSMILLAHRSRWLYATARLSGGGQVLAFGHTVPYRLEQHRLEQLAHLLAAAGIRAPAALRPRLQLSASELVSGEALWQDAGARTRWALAPGGASNPWSAMPNRVWPRERFLELAQRACAAGVALRWIGGAGDRDGVDWICRRLPEGARGNLAGVLPLRHSAGVIAAADLVIGNDSLPLVLAQALDRPALGMYGPTPAAQIHAPDQPFVQGLAGCGPCYDPRAGVRGQAYRCRHARCLEQVSVDAVWSSAQLYLRR